One part of the Caproiciproducens sp. CPB-2 genome encodes these proteins:
- a CDS encoding DUF421 domain-containing protein, with the protein MTISFIRTLLLYIVIIVAVRLMGKRQISELQTSELVVTLLISDIAAIPMQDTGQPLVSGFIPIAVLVMCEILVSGLMLKSTKFRKLICGRPIIVINDGKVDQKEMRRLRMSTEDLSEQLRQKNVFSFEDVAYAIVETNGKMSVIKKPDKEQPTAGMLGVALPDTGLETVVISDGVISDFSLQLCNKSREWLEGVLRGKNISTDQIFIMTANRKGDFNIIKKDEKQ; encoded by the coding sequence ATGACCATTTCATTTATAAGGACCTTACTGCTCTACATAGTCATTATTGTAGCGGTAAGGCTGATGGGCAAACGGCAGATCAGCGAGCTGCAGACAAGCGAGCTCGTTGTGACCCTTCTGATTTCCGATATTGCGGCAATCCCGATGCAGGACACAGGGCAGCCCCTGGTAAGCGGGTTCATCCCCATCGCGGTGCTTGTGATGTGTGAAATCCTTGTATCCGGCCTGATGCTGAAAAGCACGAAATTCCGAAAGCTGATCTGCGGCAGGCCGATCATCGTAATCAACGACGGCAAGGTGGACCAGAAGGAAATGCGCCGCCTGCGCATGAGCACAGAGGACCTTTCGGAGCAGTTGCGGCAAAAAAACGTGTTCAGCTTTGAGGACGTTGCCTATGCGATTGTGGAGACAAACGGAAAGATGAGCGTCATCAAAAAGCCGGACAAGGAACAGCCGACCGCCGGGATGCTGGGCGTGGCGCTGCCGGATACCGGACTCGAAACCGTCGTCATCAGCGACGGGGTCATTTCCGACTTTTCCCTTCAGCTGTGCAACAAAAGCCGGGAATGGCTGGAAGGCGTTCTGCGCGGCAAAAACATCAGCACGGACCAGATTTTTATTATGACGGCCAACAGAAAGGGAGATTTCAATATTATCAAGAAGGATGAAAAGCAATGA
- a CDS encoding DUF4363 family protein, with protein MKRLWACAVILVLLITVCTYGTVKTKKVSEQMTQTLESARQAALKGDLKEAQKLSQKAADDWHGYHEVLCTFMPHAPLEAVDQTLSGLPMLCYFGGTDQFGADCDRGITQIMYLNESQFPTLENIF; from the coding sequence ATGAAACGTTTATGGGCCTGCGCAGTGATCCTCGTTCTGCTCATAACGGTTTGTACCTATGGAACGGTCAAAACCAAAAAAGTCAGCGAACAGATGACCCAAACCCTCGAAAGCGCCCGACAGGCGGCGCTAAAGGGCGATCTTAAAGAAGCACAGAAGCTGAGTCAAAAGGCCGCGGACGACTGGCACGGCTATCATGAAGTGCTGTGTACCTTCATGCCGCACGCGCCGCTGGAAGCCGTTGACCAGACGCTTTCCGGGCTGCCCATGCTCTGCTATTTTGGGGGAACAGACCAATTCGGGGCGGACTGTGACCGCGGCATCACACAGATCATGTATTTGAACGAATCTCAGTTTCCCACCCTTGAAAATATCTTTTAA
- the nrdR gene encoding transcriptional regulator NrdR, giving the protein MRCPYCGHEESKVIDSRPTDEGERIRRRRECLKCAKRFTTYEVIETVPIVVIKKDKSRETFDRNKLLNGLLRACEKRPVSIDTLERIVDEIENMLQNSLDREVPSSLIGKYAMEKLKDVDEVAYVRFASVYRQFKDINTFMEELNRMIKNRS; this is encoded by the coding sequence ATGCGGTGCCCGTATTGCGGCCATGAAGAGTCAAAAGTCATTGATTCCCGCCCGACCGACGAAGGCGAAAGAATCCGGCGGCGCAGGGAATGCCTGAAATGTGCCAAGCGTTTCACAACCTATGAGGTAATCGAAACGGTACCCATTGTTGTGATCAAAAAAGATAAATCGCGTGAAACCTTCGACCGCAACAAGCTGTTGAACGGCCTTTTGCGCGCGTGCGAAAAGCGGCCCGTGTCCATCGACACGCTGGAGCGCATTGTGGACGAAATCGAAAACATGCTCCAGAATTCGCTTGACCGCGAAGTACCCTCCAGCCTGATCGGCAAGTACGCTATGGAAAAGCTGAAGGATGTGGACGAGGTGGCTTATGTCCGTTTTGCCTCGGTTTACCGTCAGTTCAAGGATATCAATACCTTTATGGAAGAATTGAACAGGATGATTAAGAACAGGTCCTGA
- a CDS encoding sugar phosphate isomerase/epimerase family protein has product MRSGISTACLYPMELEQALPALIALDFHLFEVFINTISELRPKYIKELKRMADDSGSIVKSVHPFTSGFESFLLFSDYQRRSDDGLEFYKWYFHAANLLGAEILVLHGQRNDKRSRITEQEYFEHYARLYALGKTFGVTVAQENVNLFRSNEPGFILRMREYLHEDCAFVLDVKQAVRGGEDPFQVCAAMGERLVHVHINDNKPGEDCLLPGSGTMDFGALKQLMQKSGYNGDLIIEVYRRNFGELNELTGAKKVVDGLIY; this is encoded by the coding sequence ATGCGTTCCGGCATCTCAACGGCCTGCCTTTATCCCATGGAACTGGAGCAGGCTCTTCCGGCGTTAATCGCGCTTGACTTCCACCTTTTTGAGGTGTTTATCAATACAATCAGCGAACTAAGACCGAAATATATCAAAGAATTAAAAAGAATGGCGGATGACAGCGGCAGTATTGTAAAGTCCGTTCATCCGTTCACCTCCGGCTTTGAAAGTTTCCTTCTTTTTTCGGATTACCAGCGCCGTTCCGACGACGGTTTGGAGTTCTATAAATGGTACTTTCACGCCGCGAACCTTCTGGGCGCAGAAATTCTGGTGCTTCACGGTCAGCGCAACGACAAACGCAGCAGGATCACCGAGCAGGAGTATTTTGAGCATTACGCGCGGCTCTATGCGCTGGGGAAAACATTCGGCGTCACGGTGGCGCAGGAAAATGTCAATCTGTTCCGCAGCAACGAGCCCGGGTTTATCTTGAGAATGCGGGAATATCTGCACGAAGACTGTGCGTTTGTGCTGGATGTCAAGCAGGCGGTGCGCGGAGGGGAAGACCCCTTCCAGGTGTGTGCGGCGATGGGGGAAAGGCTGGTCCACGTCCACATCAACGACAACAAACCGGGGGAGGACTGCCTTTTGCCCGGCAGCGGAACCATGGATTTCGGCGCGCTGAAACAGCTGATGCAGAAATCCGGCTATAACGGGGACCTGATTATCGAGGTCTACCGGCGCAATTTTGGCGAACTGAACGAATTGACAGGCGCAAAAAAAGTCGTAGATGGTTTGATTTACTAA
- the abc-f gene encoding ribosomal protection-like ABC-F family protein: MGLLSASNLNKSFGADVIFSGVSFEIQENDRIGLVGINGSGKTTLLKLLTGETQPDGGDIFKANSTILGYMEQHVCRDLERSAYSEVLTVFSGLLEMEKELESINLQLQAKPKDIDRLIEKQTAMNDRFVAQGGLTCKSRARSALLGLGFDDEQMGLPIAVLSGGQKAKLQLAKMLLCGANLLLLDEPTNHLDISSVEWLEDFLRSYGGSFVVISHDRYFLDKVTNRTFELENGRLTPYKGNYSTYLAQKDENNLAAQRKYDNTRKEIKRIEGIVAQQRQWNKERSIRTAESKMKVIERLEKTLEKPDEKPDGIHFDFGIRQRGGNDVLSAENLALQFDGKLLFQNVNLEIHRGERVFLIGPNGCGKTSLLKTLLGINTPSGGEFRFGAGIDVGYYDQIQAGLHPEKTVIDEIWDSYPKMTRTDIRNALAVFLFKGDDVFKSVESLSGGERARVLLLRLMLSMDNFLLLDEPTNHLDIDSCEALEAALQSYEGTLLIVSHDRYLINKIADRVYSLDKDGAQEFIGGYDSYLEKSRAKAAETAEPAAVKPNEYRLQKERDALIRKEKAELKRSEAKIDELEAEILALKKELSQPAVASDYEAAMEITEKIDCLTKESEKLFQRWSILAQKYQE; encoded by the coding sequence ATGGGTTTGCTGAGCGCAAGCAATTTGAATAAATCCTTCGGCGCCGATGTGATTTTCAGCGGCGTCTCTTTTGAGATACAGGAAAACGACCGCATAGGGCTTGTGGGAATCAACGGCTCGGGCAAAACCACTCTGCTCAAGCTGCTGACCGGCGAAACGCAGCCGGACGGCGGCGATATTTTCAAGGCGAATTCGACCATTCTGGGCTATATGGAACAGCATGTCTGCCGCGATCTGGAAAGAAGCGCCTACAGCGAGGTGCTGACCGTATTTTCCGGACTTCTGGAAATGGAAAAGGAACTGGAGAGCATCAATCTGCAACTGCAGGCAAAACCGAAGGACATTGACCGGCTGATAGAAAAACAAACCGCGATGAACGACCGTTTTGTCGCACAGGGCGGGCTGACCTGTAAAAGCAGGGCGCGCTCGGCGCTGCTGGGACTCGGTTTTGACGACGAACAGATGGGGCTGCCGATCGCCGTGCTGAGCGGCGGGCAGAAGGCGAAGCTGCAGCTGGCGAAAATGCTGCTGTGCGGCGCCAACCTGCTGCTGCTGGACGAGCCGACCAACCATCTGGATATCTCCTCCGTGGAATGGCTGGAAGATTTTCTGCGTTCCTACGGCGGCTCCTTCGTGGTCATCTCGCACGACCGGTATTTTCTGGACAAAGTGACCAACCGCACCTTTGAGCTGGAAAACGGCCGTCTGACGCCGTACAAGGGCAACTACAGCACCTATCTTGCCCAAAAAGACGAAAACAATCTGGCGGCGCAGCGCAAGTACGACAATACCCGGAAGGAAATCAAGCGCATTGAGGGAATCGTGGCGCAGCAGCGGCAATGGAACAAGGAACGGAGCATCCGGACCGCGGAAAGCAAAATGAAGGTGATCGAGCGGCTGGAAAAAACGCTGGAAAAGCCGGATGAAAAACCGGACGGCATCCATTTCGACTTCGGCATCCGCCAGCGGGGCGGCAACGATGTTCTGAGCGCCGAAAACCTTGCCCTGCAGTTCGACGGCAAGCTGCTGTTTCAGAACGTGAACCTTGAAATCCACCGGGGCGAAAGAGTTTTTCTGATCGGGCCGAACGGCTGCGGAAAGACATCCCTTTTAAAGACGCTTCTGGGGATCAACACCCCCTCCGGCGGCGAATTCCGTTTCGGCGCGGGAATCGACGTCGGCTATTACGACCAGATTCAGGCGGGCCTGCATCCGGAAAAAACCGTGATCGACGAAATCTGGGATTCCTACCCGAAAATGACCCGGACCGATATTCGAAACGCGCTGGCCGTCTTTCTATTCAAGGGCGACGACGTTTTCAAATCCGTGGAATCTTTAAGCGGCGGAGAACGGGCGCGCGTCCTTTTGCTCCGCCTGATGCTTTCCATGGATAACTTCCTTTTGCTGGACGAGCCTACCAACCATCTGGATATCGATTCCTGCGAAGCGCTGGAGGCGGCGCTGCAGAGCTACGAGGGCACCCTGCTGATCGTGTCCCACGACCGCTACCTGATCAACAAAATCGCCGACCGGGTCTATTCCCTTGACAAGGACGGCGCACAGGAATTTATCGGCGGCTACGACAGCTATCTTGAAAAAAGCCGCGCAAAGGCCGCGGAAACGGCGGAGCCCGCCGCCGTAAAGCCGAACGAGTACCGGCTGCAAAAGGAACGCGACGCGTTGATCCGGAAGGAAAAGGCGGAACTGAAACGCAGCGAGGCGAAGATCGACGAGCTCGAAGCGGAAATCCTCGCTTTAAAGAAGGAGCTTTCCCAACCGGCAGTGGCCAGCGACTACGAGGCGGCGATGGAAATCACCGAAAAAATAGACTGCCTGACCAAAGAAAGCGAAAAGCTGTTTCAGCGCTGGAGCATTCTGGCGCAGAAATACCAGGAATAA
- a CDS encoding HPr family phosphocarrier protein, producing MYTTSILLSSIEAVKKFVTLTNSYTFPINLTTDRYKIDAKSIMGVFSLDLSKPITIEVPGEEGKEFISQLDQFKPQTQN from the coding sequence ATGTATACAACTTCTATTTTACTTTCCAGCATTGAGGCTGTCAAAAAGTTTGTAACTCTGACGAACAGCTATACTTTTCCGATTAACCTGACTACAGATAGATACAAAATTGACGCGAAATCAATTATGGGAGTATTTAGCCTGGATCTGTCCAAGCCGATCACGATCGAAGTTCCGGGTGAGGAAGGAAAAGAGTTTATCTCCCAGCTTGATCAGTTTAAACCGCAGACACAAAACTAA
- the mtaB gene encoding tRNA (N(6)-L-threonylcarbamoyladenosine(37)-C(2))-methylthiotransferase MtaB encodes MKVSVITLGCKVNQYESQAMLTQLVSAGFTVCDAADESDVVLINSCTVTAMSDHKVRQTLHRARRKNPGAVLVLTGCMPQAFPEAAAGLHDADIVLGNSNRAALLPDILKYLSSRQRVVDIVPHEKAPGFESMKVSSFFERTRAFMKIEDGCNRFCSYCIIPYARGRVRSKPMEELKKEIAEIAANGYREIVLTGINLSAYGQDLGLHLCDAVEAACEPDSVTRVRLGSLEPEQLSEDVIARLSRQEKLCAQFHLSLQSGSDATLRRMNRHYGTEEYRTIVKNLRAAFENAAITTDIMVGFPGETEEEFQESLAFAREIAFAKVHVFAYSRRPGTKANDAPGQIAPAVKEQRSRLMIEATQQIKEAFFQRQIGLTEPVLFERECDRNVYEGYTENYTPVKAHSGKSLSGEIVPARITEALSDCCLAEIKE; translated from the coding sequence ATGAAAGTCTCTGTTATTACCCTCGGATGCAAGGTAAACCAGTACGAATCACAGGCAATGCTGACTCAGCTTGTCTCTGCGGGATTTACCGTATGCGACGCCGCGGACGAAAGCGACGTGGTGTTGATCAATTCCTGCACCGTCACCGCCATGAGCGACCACAAGGTGCGCCAGACGCTCCACCGGGCAAGGCGGAAGAACCCCGGAGCGGTCCTTGTCCTGACCGGCTGCATGCCCCAGGCCTTCCCCGAAGCGGCGGCCGGGCTGCACGACGCGGACATTGTGCTGGGCAATTCCAACCGCGCGGCGCTTTTGCCAGACATCCTGAAATACCTTTCCTCGCGTCAGCGCGTTGTGGATATTGTTCCTCATGAAAAGGCCCCCGGCTTTGAATCGATGAAAGTGAGCAGCTTTTTTGAGCGCACCCGCGCTTTTATGAAAATTGAGGACGGCTGCAACCGCTTCTGCTCCTACTGCATCATCCCCTATGCGCGCGGGCGGGTACGCTCCAAGCCGATGGAGGAACTGAAAAAAGAAATCGCGGAAATCGCCGCGAACGGATACCGGGAAATCGTTCTGACCGGGATCAACCTGTCCGCTTACGGGCAGGATCTCGGCCTGCATCTCTGCGACGCGGTCGAAGCCGCCTGCGAACCGGATTCCGTCACGCGCGTACGGCTGGGTTCCCTGGAGCCAGAGCAGCTGAGCGAGGATGTCATCGCCCGTCTGAGCCGTCAGGAAAAGCTCTGCGCCCAGTTCCACCTGTCCCTGCAAAGCGGCTCAGACGCCACGCTGAGGCGCATGAACAGGCATTACGGCACGGAGGAGTACCGGACGATCGTAAAAAACCTGCGCGCGGCCTTTGAAAACGCGGCGATCACCACCGACATCATGGTGGGGTTCCCCGGCGAAACCGAAGAAGAGTTTCAGGAATCGCTGGCCTTTGCCCGGGAAATCGCCTTTGCGAAGGTGCATGTTTTCGCCTATTCCCGCCGCCCCGGCACCAAAGCCAACGACGCGCCCGGCCAGATTGCACCGGCGGTGAAGGAACAGCGCAGCCGCCTGATGATCGAAGCGACGCAGCAGATCAAGGAAGCGTTTTTCCAAAGACAGATCGGGCTGACCGAGCCGGTGCTGTTCGAGCGGGAATGCGACAGGAACGTTTACGAGGGCTACACCGAAAACTACACGCCGGTCAAAGCGCACAGCGGCAAAAGCCTGAGCGGGGAAATTGTTCCCGCCCGCATTACGGAGGCCCTGAGCGACTGCTGCCTTGCCGAAATAAAAGAATAG
- a CDS encoding glycoside hydrolase family 10 protein: MVIKLFNRHSIFICACILAGVIALTMLVNIGRNRFREQPSPVSGGDPSSTSASAPAAAGAAVPASSDEMRAVWVPYMNLNMSQEKDKSEKAFQKKFDAIVAGAKNCGMNTLIVHVRPFGDALYKSAYFPWSHVVGGTQGVDPGYDPLAYMVTASHKAGLKIQAWINPLRIQVSGTPSILAQGNLYNTWKSDASKAGWTVDSNGGKYYNPAYPQVRKLIADGAKEIAQNYDVDGIQFDDYFYPTQDGSFDQSAYDAYCASASKSGTPLGLLEWRRGNINAMVSLVYSEIKSVKPNLPFGIAPQGNVENDMNMGADVASWCSAQGYVDYICPQLYVNFENPVLPFDTAAQSWRKMVVNTNVKLYLGLAVYKSGSDADSGTWKKSNNILAQQVEVGRKTSCDGFMFYSWDYLNSDQTKEEVQNVMKVLNS, from the coding sequence ATGGTAATCAAGCTTTTTAACCGGCACAGTATTTTTATCTGCGCCTGTATTCTGGCAGGAGTCATCGCGCTTACTATGCTGGTCAATATCGGGCGTAACCGGTTCAGGGAACAGCCCTCCCCGGTGTCCGGGGGGGATCCGTCTTCCACGTCCGCCTCCGCGCCGGCCGCGGCCGGCGCCGCCGTTCCGGCCTCCTCCGACGAAATGCGGGCGGTATGGGTGCCGTACATGAACCTGAATATGAGTCAGGAAAAGGACAAGAGCGAAAAAGCCTTTCAGAAAAAGTTCGACGCCATTGTTGCCGGGGCAAAAAACTGTGGGATGAATACGCTGATCGTCCACGTACGGCCGTTTGGGGACGCGCTGTACAAGTCGGCCTACTTTCCGTGGAGCCATGTCGTCGGCGGAACACAGGGGGTGGACCCCGGTTACGATCCGCTCGCTTACATGGTTACGGCTTCCCACAAGGCGGGGCTGAAAATTCAGGCATGGATCAATCCGCTGCGCATTCAGGTGTCCGGAACGCCGTCCATTCTGGCGCAGGGCAATCTTTACAATACATGGAAAAGCGACGCTTCCAAGGCGGGCTGGACCGTGGACAGCAACGGCGGGAAATATTACAATCCCGCCTACCCGCAGGTGCGTAAGCTGATTGCGGACGGCGCGAAGGAAATCGCGCAGAATTACGATGTCGACGGGATTCAGTTTGACGATTATTTCTATCCGACGCAGGACGGCTCGTTCGATCAGAGCGCCTACGACGCGTACTGCGCTTCCGCTTCCAAAAGCGGCACGCCGCTCGGCCTTCTGGAGTGGCGGCGCGGCAACATCAACGCGATGGTTTCACTGGTCTACAGCGAAATCAAGTCGGTAAAGCCGAACCTGCCGTTTGGAATCGCCCCGCAGGGGAATGTGGAAAACGACATGAACATGGGCGCGGACGTCGCCTCCTGGTGCAGCGCGCAGGGGTATGTCGATTATATCTGCCCGCAGTTGTACGTCAATTTTGAAAATCCCGTTCTTCCGTTTGACACCGCCGCCCAAAGCTGGCGCAAAATGGTGGTGAACACCAACGTGAAACTGTACCTGGGTCTTGCCGTTTACAAAAGCGGCTCCGACGCCGACAGCGGCACCTGGAAAAAATCGAACAATATCCTGGCGCAGCAGGTGGAGGTCGGCCGGAAAACCTCCTGCGACGGGTTTATGTTTTACTCCTGGGATTATCTGAACAGCGACCAGACGAAGGAAGAGGTGCAGAACGTCATGAAGGTGCTGAATTCGTGA
- a CDS encoding zinc ribbon domain-containing protein, whose amino-acid sequence MFFIIGVTSGAHDLGLRRCGCLPCCSGGAMAAVTCTFQQFTLFFIPLFRFGKRYFVTCPNCGTVYELAKDEGRRIEKDSAAEINPERMYVVQGASRKTCPGCGCAVDPNSRYCPNCGARLL is encoded by the coding sequence ATGTTCTTCATTATCGGAGTAACCAGCGGCGCGCACGACCTTGGCCTGCGGAGATGCGGCTGTCTCCCCTGCTGTTCCGGCGGCGCGATGGCGGCGGTTACCTGTACGTTTCAGCAATTCACGCTTTTCTTTATCCCGCTGTTCCGTTTCGGGAAAAGATACTTCGTCACCTGTCCCAACTGCGGTACCGTATACGAGCTGGCAAAAGACGAGGGCAGGCGCATTGAAAAAGACTCCGCGGCTGAAATCAATCCGGAGAGAATGTATGTCGTGCAGGGCGCCAGCCGGAAAACCTGTCCGGGCTGCGGATGCGCGGTGGACCCCAACAGCCGGTACTGCCCCAACTGCGGCGCCAGACTGCTTTGA
- a CDS encoding DUF1294 domain-containing protein, giving the protein MPNYIYWICYLIIINFIAVILTAADKHNAKKHLWRVPENTLLLIAALGGSPAMLLTMYAIRHKTRHKKFMFGIPMIITMQVCFVYYLFFR; this is encoded by the coding sequence ATGCCTAATTATATATATTGGATTTGCTACTTAATTATTATTAATTTTATCGCGGTCATCCTGACGGCGGCAGACAAGCACAACGCGAAAAAACACCTTTGGCGCGTTCCGGAAAACACCCTGCTCCTGATTGCGGCGCTCGGCGGGTCCCCCGCCATGCTGCTCACCATGTACGCGATCCGGCATAAAACCCGGCACAAGAAATTTATGTTTGGCATTCCGATGATTATTACGATGCAGGTCTGTTTTGTCTATTACCTGTTTTTCAGATGA
- the tnpA gene encoding IS200/IS605 family transposase: MANSLAHTKWVCKYHIVFAPKYRRKIIYNQLRADIQKDIKDLCKWKGVEIIEGHMMPDHVHLLLSIPPKYNISSFMGYLKGKTATMIFNKHANLKYKFGNKHFWSTGYYVSTVGLNEATIAKYIRDQEKQDQIEDKLTIKEYQDPFKG, encoded by the coding sequence ATGGCAAACAGTTTAGCACATACAAAATGGGTGTGCAAGTATCATATAGTATTTGCTCCAAAATATAGAAGGAAGATAATTTACAATCAGTTGAGGGCTGATATCCAGAAAGATATAAAAGATTTATGCAAATGGAAAGGGGTAGAAATCATAGAAGGCCATATGATGCCCGACCATGTACATCTTTTGCTTTCTATTCCACCCAAATACAATATTTCGAGTTTCATGGGATATCTCAAGGGAAAAACAGCAACGATGATATTTAATAAACACGCAAACTTGAAATACAAATTTGGAAATAAACATTTTTGGTCAACAGGGTATTATGTGAGTACGGTTGGGCTTAATGAGGCAACTATAGCAAAATATATTCGAGATCAAGAAAAACAAGATCAGATTGAGGATAAATTAACCATAAAAGAATACCAAGACCCTTTTAAAGGTTAG
- the leuS gene encoding leucine--tRNA ligase: MKYDHRSIEKKWQDKWEAAGVFHASNASGKPKYYALIEFPYPSGQGLHVGHPRSYTAIDIVARKRRLQGYNVLYPIGWDAFGLPTENFAIKNHVHPAEVTKKNIARFKQQLQSLGISFDWSREINTTDPDYYKWTQWIFLQLFKHGLAYKKEMAVNWCTSCKCVLANEEVVNGVCERCGSEVVRKVKSQWMLKITEYAQRLIDDLDLVDYPDRVKAQQKNWIGRSTGAEVDFTATTGDKLTVYTTRPDTLYGATYMVVSPEHPMIEKWADRLKNIGEVRAYQSEAARKSDFERTEVAKDKTGVRLDGVAAVNPVTGKEIPIFISDYVLVSYGTGAIMAVPAHDTRDWEFAKKFNLPIIEVVKGGDVEKEAFTDCATGIMVNSGILDGLTVDEAKKKITDYLTEKGLGHPKVNFKLRDWVFSRQRYWGEPIPVVYCEKCGYVPLPESELPLRLPDVKSYEPTDTGESPLAHMTDWVTTTCPHCGGKAKRETDTMPQWAGSSWYFLRYIDPHNDNALASEEALKYWMPVDWYNGGMEHTTLHLLYSRFWHKFLYDIHVVPTPEPYAKRTSHGMILGENGEKMSKSRGNVVNPDEIVSEYGADTMRLYEMFIGDFEKAAPWSSAGIKGCRRFVERYWNLQNILCEEKGVRKSLEISFNKAIKKVGEDIELLKFNTAIATLMALMNDIADASSITRDELKVFTVLLNPFAPHVTEEMWALMKFDGAMACQQAWPEYDEAKCTEDTIEIVVQVNGKVRAHLSVAADIAKDAAIAAAKADEKIAAELGGKTVVKEIYVPGKLVNIVVK, translated from the coding sequence ATGAAATACGATCACAGGTCAATTGAGAAAAAATGGCAGGATAAATGGGAAGCAGCAGGCGTTTTCCATGCTTCCAACGCCAGCGGCAAACCGAAATATTACGCGCTGATAGAATTCCCTTATCCGTCCGGACAAGGGCTTCACGTCGGTCACCCGCGCTCCTACACGGCAATCGATATCGTTGCGCGCAAGCGCCGCCTGCAGGGCTACAATGTCCTGTATCCTATCGGCTGGGATGCCTTTGGTCTGCCGACGGAGAATTTTGCCATCAAAAACCATGTGCATCCGGCGGAAGTGACAAAGAAAAATATCGCCCGCTTTAAGCAGCAGCTTCAGTCCCTCGGCATCTCCTTCGACTGGTCGCGGGAAATCAATACGACCGATCCCGATTATTATAAATGGACGCAGTGGATTTTCCTACAGCTGTTCAAGCACGGCCTTGCCTACAAGAAGGAAATGGCCGTCAACTGGTGTACTTCCTGCAAATGCGTGCTGGCCAACGAGGAAGTGGTCAACGGCGTCTGCGAGCGGTGCGGCAGCGAGGTTGTCCGCAAGGTCAAATCCCAGTGGATGCTCAAAATCACCGAGTATGCCCAGCGCCTGATCGACGACCTTGACCTTGTCGACTACCCCGACCGCGTCAAAGCGCAGCAGAAGAACTGGATCGGCCGCTCCACCGGCGCAGAGGTGGATTTCACCGCGACGACGGGGGACAAGCTCACCGTTTATACCACCCGGCCGGACACGCTTTACGGCGCGACCTACATGGTCGTTTCCCCGGAGCATCCCATGATCGAAAAATGGGCCGACAGGCTGAAAAATATCGGCGAGGTGCGCGCTTACCAGAGCGAAGCCGCCAGAAAGTCCGACTTTGAGCGCACGGAGGTGGCCAAGGATAAAACCGGCGTCCGCCTTGACGGCGTAGCGGCCGTCAATCCCGTTACCGGAAAAGAGATTCCGATCTTCATTTCCGATTACGTGCTCGTTTCCTACGGCACGGGCGCCATCATGGCCGTTCCGGCGCACGATACCCGCGACTGGGAGTTTGCGAAGAAATTCAATCTGCCGATTATTGAGGTGGTCAAGGGCGGCGACGTGGAAAAGGAAGCCTTTACCGACTGCGCGACCGGCATTATGGTAAATTCCGGGATTCTCGACGGTTTGACCGTGGACGAAGCCAAGAAAAAAATCACCGACTACTTAACGGAAAAGGGACTGGGACACCCCAAAGTAAACTTTAAGCTGCGTGACTGGGTCTTTTCCCGTCAGCGCTACTGGGGCGAACCCATCCCGGTCGTTTACTGTGAGAAGTGCGGCTATGTTCCGCTGCCGGAAAGCGAGCTTCCGCTGCGGCTGCCGGATGTCAAATCCTATGAGCCGACCGACACCGGCGAATCTCCGCTGGCGCACATGACGGACTGGGTAACGACTACCTGCCCGCACTGCGGCGGCAAGGCGAAGCGCGAAACGGACACCATGCCGCAGTGGGCCGGTTCCTCCTGGTACTTCCTGCGTTACATCGATCCCCATAACGACAACGCGCTTGCCAGCGAGGAAGCCCTGAAATACTGGATGCCGGTCGACTGGTACAACGGCGGTATGGAGCATACGACGCTCCATCTGCTCTACAGCCGCTTCTGGCACAAATTCCTTTACGACATCCATGTGGTGCCTACGCCGGAGCCGTACGCAAAGCGCACCAGCCACGGCATGATCCTGGGCGAAAACGGCGAAAAGATGAGCAAATCCCGCGGCAACGTCGTCAACCCCGATGAAATCGTAAGCGAGTACGGCGCGGATACCATGCGCCTTTACGAGATGTTTATCGGCGATTTTGAGAAAGCCGCCCCGTGGAGCTCCGCGGGCATCAAGGGCTGCCGCCGCTTTGTGGAGCGCTACTGGAACCTTCAGAATATTCTCTGTGAGGAGAAGGGCGTCAGAAAGAGCCTGGAAATTTCCTTTAATAAAGCGATCAAAAAAGTCGGAGAGGATATTGAATTGCTCAAATTCAACACCGCCATTGCCACGCTGATGGCGCTGATGAACGATATTGCCGACGCGAGTTCCATTACCCGGGATGAGCTCAAAGTTTTCACCGTTCTGCTCAATCCGTTTGCGCCCCATGTAACGGAAGAGATGTGGGCGCTGATGAAGTTCGACGGCGCGATGGCCTGCCAGCAGGCGTGGCCGGAATACGACGAGGCAAAATGCACCGAAGACACTATCGAAATCGTTGTCCAGGTCAACGGAAAAGTGCGCGCACACCTGAGCGTCGCGGCGGATATTGCCAAGGATGCGGCGATCGCGGCGGCTAAGGCCGATGAAAAAATTGCCGCTGAACTCGGCGGGAAAACCGTTGTCAAGGAGATTTATGTCCCCGGCAAACTGGTCAACATCGTGGTAAAATAA